The Caenorhabditis elegans chromosome II genome has a segment encoding these proteins:
- the msp-31 gene encoding Major sperm protein 19/31/40/45/50/51/53/59/61/65/81/113/142 (Confirmed by transcript evidence): protein MAQSVPPGDIQTQPGTKIVFNAPYDDKHTYHIKVINSSARRIGYGIKTTNMKRLGVDPPCGVLDPKEAVLLAVSCDAFAFGQEDTNNDRITVEWTNTPDGAAKQFRREWFQGDGMVRRKNLPIEYNP from the coding sequence ATGGCCCAATCCGTCCCACCAGGAGACATCCAGACCCAGCCGGGTACGAAGATCGTCTTCAATGCACCATACGATGACAAGCACACCTACCACATCAAGGTGATCAACTCATCTGCTCGCCGTATTGGATACGGTATCAAGACCACCAATATGAAGAGACTTGGAGTTGATCCACCATGTGGAGTTCTGGACCCAAAGGAAGCTGTGCTTCTGGCAGTTTCCTGCGATGCCTTCGCTTTTGGACAGGAGGACACTAACAACGACCGTATTACTGTTGAGTGGACCAACACCCCGGATGGAGCTGCCAAGCAATTCCGCCGTGAATGGTTCCAAGGAGACGGTATGGTCCGTCGTAAGAACCTCCCAATCGAGTACAACCCATAG